The segment GGCGTCCTCGACGCCGCGGAACTGCCCATCGCCGGCTACGACGAGCTGAACGTCAACGACGCCGTGGCGGCGGTCAAGGAACTGTCCGAGCCGGCCGACATCCGCGTCGTCATCGCCTACGAGGAGCTCCACAAGGATCGCCAGCGAGTGGTCTCCGCAGCTCAGACGCGGCTGAGCAGTATCGCCCAGGAGATCGTCGGCATCAGCTGATCGCTTCGGATTCCGGCGAATCCGTTGGCACCGACCGCACCCTACGGTACCGTAAGTTACGGTACCGTAGGTTTAGCGGTGTAAAGGGAACGGAGACCGCCATGGTGGATCAGAACGGCGTGCTGCACGAGCTGGAGCCGATCGTCGAACAGAACCTCGAGCGCCATCTCGACACGGTCAAACCCTGGGATCCGCACGACTACGTGCCGTGGAGCCGGGGGCGCGATTTCGCGTTTCTGGGCGGCCAGGACTGGGCACCCGAGGATTCCCCGCTGGACCCGGTCGCCAAGGCGGCACTGACGGTCAACCTGTTGACCGAGGACAATCTGCCCTCCTACCACCGCGAGATCGCCACCCGTTTCGGGCGCGATGGCGCGTGGGGCACCTGGGTCGGGCAATGGACCGCCGAGGAGGGCCGCCACAGCATCGCGCTACGCGACTACCTGGTGGTGACACGCGGTGTCGATCCCAGCAAGCTCGAGGCGCTGCGGATGGAACACACCGTCGCCGGATACGACTCGGGCGACAAGACCCCGCTGGCGGCGCTGGCATACGTGTCGTTCCAGGAGTTGGCCACCCGTGTGTCGCACCGAAACACCGGGCGCGCCTCGGGTTGTCCGATCGCCGACCAGTTGCTCGCCCGGATCGCGGCCGACGAGAACCTGCACATGGTCTTCTACCGCAACCTCATGTCCGCCGCGCTCGATATCGCACCGGATGCCGCCATGCGTGCCATCCGCGACGAGGTCATCGGCTTTGCGATGCCCGGTGCCGGAATGACGGACTTCCACGAGAACTCGATCCTCATCGCCAAAGCCGGCATCTACGACCTGCGCATCCATCATGACGAGGTGCTGCAGCCGGTGTTGCGCTTCTGGCGGATCTTCGACCGCGACGATTTCGGGCCCGCCGGCGAACAGGCCCGCATCGAATTGGCCCGGTTCCTCGATGCCGTGGACGAACGCGCTCGCTTCTACGAGGAGAAGGCGGCCCGCCGCGCGGTCGGCGCGCAGGCCTAACGACCCGGGCGCCGCAGTACGGCTGCGGCATCCGACACCGCGGCGCCGACGTTGCCGACCAGCTCGCTGTCCAGTTTCCAGCTCTGCCAGTACAACGGCACATCCAGGTGGACGTCGGCGATCCGGACGAAATCCGCGTTCACGAGTTGCTCGGGGTACATGCCCCACCCCAGTCCGGCGCGGACCGCCGCGCCGAAACCCTCCGCGGTCGGCACATAGTGCACGGGGCGCGTGATCGGCCGCCGGAAGGCCTTGCGGATCAGGTTGTCCTGCAGCGCATCATCTCGATTCCAGGCCAACGATGGCGCGGTCGACGCCGCGGCTGCGGTGAATCCGGCCGGCAGGTACTCGCGCACGTATCGCGGCGCGGCCACCGGCACATAGCGCATCACGCCGAGCGGCCGCACCCGGCAGCCCGGGACCGCGGTGCGTTCGGTGGTCACCGCACCCATCACCGCCCCCTCGCGGAGCAGCCTGGCCGAGTGGTCCTGATCCTCGATCCGGATATCGAACAGGACGCCGGGCAGCCGGCCGAATACGGCGTTGAACCAAGTGGCCATCGAATCGGCGTTGACCGCGATCGCGATGCGGGTACGTTCGGTCGATCCCCCCGCCGTTTCGGCCAGCGCCTCGGACTCGAGCATCTCGGTCTGCGCGGCCAGCCGCAACAACGGAATTCCGGCTCCGGTCGCCCGGCAGGGTTTCTCACGGATGACCAGTACCTGCCCGACCCGCTGCTCCAGAGCCTTGATCCGCTGACTGATGGCCGACGGTGTGACATGCAGTCGCTCGGCGGCCGCATCGAAGCTGCCCAACTCCACCACCGCCGCGAACGCGGTCAGCTGCTGACCGTCCAGCTTCATCCGTTCAGGCTAATCCAGCGGTGCGGCCGCGAGCCGGATACCGGGATACCCCGACCGTCTGGATAGCCCCCTAATAATTAGGGTAGTATCCAACTGCCGCCGCCGGAGCGCGGCGCCCTCGAGGACCTTGGCGATTCATGCTCTGGTCCTAATTTTGTTTCTACACAAGATGATTCGATGTTTCGACCGCGTTTCGTCGGTGAGGCGCCGGCAACATAGACGTATTCCATCCCTAACCAGTCGGCAATGGTGACCGCCTGTAATGGAATCAGCCGAACTCACCGGCATCCGGCATCGT is part of the Mycobacterium adipatum genome and harbors:
- a CDS encoding acyl-ACP desaturase, with the protein product MVDQNGVLHELEPIVEQNLERHLDTVKPWDPHDYVPWSRGRDFAFLGGQDWAPEDSPLDPVAKAALTVNLLTEDNLPSYHREIATRFGRDGAWGTWVGQWTAEEGRHSIALRDYLVVTRGVDPSKLEALRMEHTVAGYDSGDKTPLAALAYVSFQELATRVSHRNTGRASGCPIADQLLARIAADENLHMVFYRNLMSAALDIAPDAAMRAIRDEVIGFAMPGAGMTDFHENSILIAKAGIYDLRIHHDEVLQPVLRFWRIFDRDDFGPAGEQARIELARFLDAVDERARFYEEKAARRAVGAQA
- a CDS encoding LysR family transcriptional regulator ArgP; this translates as MKLDGQQLTAFAAVVELGSFDAAAERLHVTPSAISQRIKALEQRVGQVLVIREKPCRATGAGIPLLRLAAQTEMLESEALAETAGGSTERTRIAIAVNADSMATWFNAVFGRLPGVLFDIRIEDQDHSARLLREGAVMGAVTTERTAVPGCRVRPLGVMRYVPVAAPRYVREYLPAGFTAAAASTAPSLAWNRDDALQDNLIRKAFRRPITRPVHYVPTAEGFGAAVRAGLGWGMYPEQLVNADFVRIADVHLDVPLYWQSWKLDSELVGNVGAAVSDAAAVLRRPGR